A section of the Pimelobacter simplex genome encodes:
- a CDS encoding lipase family protein, whose product MSAPAIVQREQARGLAALDAAGESWRVAYTSTSVTGAPAELTGLVHLPPGTPPAGGWPVVTYGHMTSGGSDRSAPSLAAAGSPEVRRMTQGDHFVAHLLGSGVAVLQPDYEGLGSPGPHPYLIGPALATSVRDLLVAARSSVSFALADRWVAAGHSEGAVAALHAASAGPVDGTTLAGCAVFAPVTRMDQTIGLSLRWPLTPPGFGVVPALIALMISGAATVDPSLAALVDSDGLSPRARSLWPQLDELTLTELARRDSFGGLAPRALLGARGDAVRSRLLASLRAHDVAHLPLPPGLPVRIDAATVDEVAPFWLTRSLVGRYRGAGVDVAPSWWRTGHSGVLAAHRAPKPAAAWVVRLLQTAR is encoded by the coding sequence GTGAGCGCGCCGGCGATCGTCCAGCGCGAGCAGGCGCGGGGACTCGCGGCGCTCGACGCGGCGGGGGAGTCGTGGCGCGTGGCGTACACCTCGACGTCGGTCACCGGTGCCCCCGCCGAGCTCACCGGCCTCGTCCACCTGCCGCCGGGTACGCCGCCCGCCGGGGGCTGGCCGGTCGTCACCTACGGCCACATGACCTCCGGCGGGAGCGACCGCTCCGCCCCCAGCCTGGCGGCCGCCGGCAGCCCCGAGGTGCGCCGGATGACGCAGGGCGACCACTTCGTCGCGCACCTGCTGGGCTCCGGCGTGGCCGTGCTCCAGCCCGACTACGAGGGCCTCGGCAGCCCCGGCCCGCACCCGTACCTGATCGGCCCCGCGCTCGCGACGTCCGTGCGCGACCTCCTGGTGGCCGCACGCTCCTCGGTCTCGTTCGCCCTCGCCGACCGCTGGGTGGCGGCCGGGCACTCGGAGGGCGCCGTCGCCGCCCTCCACGCGGCCTCCGCCGGACCGGTCGACGGCACGACCCTCGCCGGCTGCGCCGTCTTCGCCCCGGTCACCCGCATGGACCAGACGATCGGCCTCTCGCTGCGCTGGCCGCTCACCCCACCCGGCTTCGGCGTCGTCCCGGCCCTGATCGCCCTCATGATCAGCGGCGCCGCCACCGTCGACCCGTCGCTCGCCGCCCTGGTCGACTCCGACGGCCTGAGCCCCCGCGCCCGCTCGCTCTGGCCGCAGCTCGACGAGCTCACCCTCACCGAGCTCGCCCGCCGGGACTCCTTCGGGGGGTTGGCGCCGCGGGCGCTCCTCGGGGCGCGGGGGGACGCCGTACGGTCGCGGTTGCTGGCCTCCCTGCGCGCCCACGACGTCGCCCACCTCCCGCTGCCCCCGGGCCTTCCGGTCCGCATCGACGCCGCCACCGTCGACGAGGTCGCGCCCTTCTGGCTGACCCGCTCGCTCGTCGGCCGCTACCGGGGCGCGGGCGTCGACGTCGCGCCGTCGTGGTGGCGGACCGGGCACTCCGGCGTCCTCGCGGCGCATCGGGCGCCGAAGCCGGCGGCGGCGTGGGTGGTGCGGCTGCTGCAGACCGCCCGCTGA
- a CDS encoding M28 family peptidase, which translates to MSQSTGDVATTDELMATIEDLVAMAPRATGTPGGDKAAAYVEDRFRQAGLDEVWVEETDSFAWEPRLATVHVDGVEVPCAPIRHCALPGHEHVGTLGTGPDGTDAEVVDIGAGKVGDHDVAGRIVLFDLTFDMPQWAVLPLSEYVHDPGRRMLNRETLATRNPYITSLTRVLRDAAAAGAVGVIGVLRDYPESLSYHNEYYRRTLLTLPGVWITRSSGAVLRARLRTGSRARLRLVAERRRVTARTVVGVLRGASAETVMVQSHHDSIGPGAVEDASGTAEVIALAEHAVARTRAGRPWHKTLMFVTFDSHFTGYQAHRAFARRYTIDPDSPYPLALNLTVEHVGLRARAGADGGFETLDQSEPRAVFENVSLPMKLAVVRAIRRHGLGSTSMLNASLLEFALDGMPTDASFTFTAGVPTISLVSGPLYLYDDADTVDKIDVDQLVPVANAFADLMAAADERPAGRLGLIPRAIRRRLPRGRW; encoded by the coding sequence ATGAGCCAGAGCACCGGTGACGTGGCCACGACCGACGAGCTGATGGCCACCATCGAGGACCTGGTGGCCATGGCCCCCCGCGCGACCGGGACGCCCGGCGGCGACAAGGCGGCGGCGTACGTCGAGGACCGCTTCCGCCAGGCCGGCCTCGACGAGGTCTGGGTCGAGGAGACCGACTCCTTCGCCTGGGAGCCGCGCCTGGCCACGGTGCACGTCGACGGGGTCGAGGTCCCGTGCGCGCCGATCCGGCACTGCGCCCTGCCCGGTCACGAGCACGTCGGCACGCTGGGCACGGGCCCCGACGGGACCGACGCCGAGGTCGTGGACATCGGGGCCGGCAAGGTCGGCGACCACGACGTCGCCGGGCGGATCGTGCTCTTCGACCTGACCTTCGACATGCCGCAGTGGGCGGTGCTGCCGCTGAGCGAGTACGTCCACGACCCCGGTCGCCGGATGCTCAACCGCGAGACGCTCGCGACCCGCAACCCCTACATCACCTCGCTGACCCGGGTGCTGCGTGACGCCGCGGCGGCCGGAGCGGTGGGGGTGATCGGCGTGCTGCGGGACTACCCGGAGTCGCTCAGCTACCACAACGAGTACTACCGGCGGACCCTGCTCACCCTGCCCGGCGTCTGGATCACCCGGAGCTCCGGCGCGGTGCTGCGGGCCCGGCTGCGCACCGGGTCGCGCGCCCGGCTGCGGCTGGTCGCGGAGCGCCGGCGGGTGACCGCGCGCACCGTCGTCGGCGTCCTGCGGGGCGCCTCGGCGGAGACCGTGATGGTCCAGTCGCACCATGACTCGATCGGCCCGGGTGCGGTGGAGGACGCGAGCGGTACGGCGGAGGTCATCGCCCTCGCCGAGCACGCCGTCGCGCGCACCCGGGCCGGTCGGCCCTGGCACAAGACGCTGATGTTCGTGACCTTCGACAGCCACTTCACCGGCTACCAGGCGCACCGCGCGTTCGCCCGCCGCTACACGATCGACCCCGACAGCCCGTACCCGCTCGCGCTCAACCTCACCGTCGAGCACGTCGGCCTGCGCGCTCGCGCGGGCGCCGATGGCGGCTTCGAGACCCTGGACCAGAGCGAGCCCCGCGCGGTCTTCGAGAACGTCTCGCTGCCGATGAAGCTCGCCGTCGTCCGGGCGATCCGCCGGCACGGGCTCGGGTCGACGTCGATGCTCAACGCGAGCCTGCTGGAGTTCGCCCTGGACGGCATGCCCACGGACGCCTCCTTCACCTTCACCGCGGGCGTCCCGACGATCAGCCTCGTGTCCGGCCCGCTCTACCTGTACGACGACGCCGACACCGTCGACAAGATCGACGTCGACCAGCTGGTCCCGGTCGCCAACGCCTTCGCCGACCTGATGGCGGCCGCCGACGAGCGCCCGGCCGGCCGGCTCGGCCTGATCCCGCGCGCGATCCGCCGCCGGCTGCCGCGGGGGCGCTGGTGA
- a CDS encoding AsnC family transcriptional regulator, with translation MTPADDEIRQLEILPEIDLALIDALQVNPRAPWTTVAAVLDIDAATAARRWRRLHEERLAWWVVRPSAARLTPYLDATLVLLRCPPGTAAEAAERAAAPEWAHTVDLLAGTADLGVVVLGSGLAEVDARVDDLAARCGGEVVERRVVADVYAEDAGWRLGICSPSQRQALLPRTDQPAPAPPRADLVDELLAALGDDARLSGQELATRVGGSEPTVRRGLDRALRSGAIQLGCDLASPAAGLGRGALLEVEVDDPVRAGRALAAAGPVHRCVQTVGAGNLTLGVRLTSLAHLPAIEAELAALAPGWRVRGRLTVLRPVKRQGQVLDSVGRRALDG, from the coding sequence ATGACGCCTGCCGATGACGAGATCCGTCAGCTCGAGATCCTGCCGGAGATCGACCTCGCCCTGATCGACGCGCTCCAGGTGAACCCCCGGGCGCCGTGGACGACGGTCGCCGCGGTCCTCGACATCGACGCGGCGACCGCCGCGCGCCGCTGGCGGCGGCTGCACGAGGAGCGGCTGGCGTGGTGGGTGGTGCGGCCGTCGGCGGCGCGGCTCACGCCGTACCTGGACGCGACGCTGGTGCTGCTGCGCTGCCCGCCCGGCACCGCCGCCGAGGCGGCCGAGCGGGCCGCGGCGCCTGAGTGGGCGCACACCGTCGACCTCCTCGCCGGTACGGCGGACCTCGGCGTCGTCGTCCTCGGCTCCGGACTGGCCGAGGTCGACGCCCGCGTCGACGACCTGGCCGCGCGGTGCGGGGGCGAGGTGGTCGAGCGCCGCGTCGTCGCCGACGTGTACGCCGAGGACGCCGGCTGGCGGCTCGGCATCTGCTCGCCCTCCCAGCGGCAGGCGCTGCTGCCACGCACCGACCAGCCCGCGCCCGCACCACCCCGCGCCGACCTGGTCGACGAGCTCCTCGCGGCGCTCGGGGACGACGCCCGGCTGAGCGGGCAGGAGCTCGCGACCCGCGTCGGCGGCTCCGAGCCGACGGTGCGCCGCGGGCTCGACCGGGCGCTGCGCTCGGGGGCGATCCAGCTGGGCTGCGACCTGGCGAGCCCCGCTGCGGGCCTGGGCCGCGGCGCGCTGCTCGAGGTCGAGGTGGACGACCCGGTCCGCGCGGGCCGGGCACTCGCGGCGGCGGGGCCGGTCCACCGCTGCGTCCAGACGGTCGGCGCCGGCAACCTCACCCTGGGGGTCCGGCTGACCTCGCTCGCGCACCTGCCGGCGATCGAGGCCGAGCTCGCCGCGCTGGCGCCCGGCTGGCGGGTGCGCGGCCGGCTGACGGTGCTGCGTCCAGTCAAGCGCCAGGGGCAGGTCCTCGACTCAGTGGGTCGCCGCGCTCTCGACGGGTGA
- a CDS encoding MFS transporter: protein MVEELPARIRRGYALGGVATGVYGTVPSLLLMPYLTEELGVGALLAGLIVFAPKAWDFVCNPLAGRISDRVRRRDRRRPFLLVAGPVMGLGLAFIFTGPSTPFLLALAWVLVANLVAATAYAFFQVPYLAMSAEVTGDYGVRTQMMAWRVGVVTSAIAVSGVIAPWLATTAGGYRAMGAVAGLVIVAGSLAVWWCTRGAPVVRAEPAGGGLRDQLRVVLGNAHARPLVIALVLQAAGTSMLLAAVAYAARVLLGDATTGSYLFAAFVLPGVLSAPLWAWLGRRNGKKGGYLIATAVLGCGLVAMVGAWSGSLAWCVVWAAVTGAGYAGIQVFPLAMLPDVAAHDARTTGHNRIGLFSGVWAGCELLGFALGPGLLGVVLALGGYEGGLDVYDDAARLAVLAGTSLVPAALVLLSLPAIRAYRLDQALRTMPPGSPESPVESAATH from the coding sequence ATGGTTGAGGAGCTGCCCGCGCGCATCCGGCGGGGCTACGCGCTCGGCGGCGTCGCCACCGGTGTCTACGGCACGGTCCCGTCGCTGCTGCTCATGCCCTACCTGACCGAGGAGCTCGGCGTCGGGGCGCTCCTCGCGGGGCTCATCGTGTTCGCGCCCAAGGCGTGGGACTTCGTCTGCAACCCGCTCGCCGGCCGGATCAGCGACCGGGTACGCCGCCGCGACCGCCGCCGCCCGTTCCTCCTCGTGGCCGGCCCGGTCATGGGGCTGGGCCTGGCGTTCATCTTCACCGGGCCGAGCACGCCCTTCCTGCTCGCGCTGGCTTGGGTGCTCGTCGCCAACCTGGTCGCCGCGACGGCGTACGCCTTCTTCCAGGTGCCCTACCTCGCGATGTCCGCGGAGGTGACCGGCGACTACGGCGTGCGCACCCAGATGATGGCCTGGCGGGTCGGCGTGGTGACGTCGGCGATCGCCGTCTCCGGCGTGATCGCGCCCTGGCTGGCGACCACCGCGGGCGGCTACCGGGCGATGGGCGCGGTGGCCGGACTCGTCATCGTCGCCGGCTCCCTCGCGGTCTGGTGGTGCACCCGGGGTGCGCCCGTGGTCCGTGCCGAGCCTGCCGGGGGAGGCCTGCGCGACCAGCTGCGCGTCGTCCTCGGCAACGCCCACGCGCGCCCGCTCGTCATCGCGCTCGTGCTGCAGGCCGCCGGTACGAGCATGCTGCTCGCCGCCGTCGCCTACGCCGCCCGGGTGCTGCTCGGTGACGCGACCACCGGCAGCTACCTGTTCGCCGCGTTCGTCTTGCCCGGCGTGCTCTCCGCGCCGCTGTGGGCCTGGCTCGGCCGGCGCAACGGCAAGAAGGGTGGCTACCTCATCGCCACTGCCGTCCTCGGCTGCGGCCTGGTCGCGATGGTCGGCGCCTGGAGCGGCAGCCTCGCGTGGTGCGTGGTGTGGGCCGCCGTCACCGGAGCCGGGTACGCCGGGATCCAGGTCTTCCCGCTCGCCATGCTCCCCGACGTCGCCGCCCACGACGCCCGCACCACCGGGCACAACCGGATCGGCCTCTTCTCCGGCGTCTGGGCGGGCTGCGAGCTGCTCGGCTTCGCGCTCGGGCCGGGGCTGCTCGGCGTGGTGCTCGCCCTCGGTGGCTACGAGGGCGGCCTCGACGTCTACGACGACGCCGCGCGGCTCGCGGTCCTCGCCGGTACGTCGCTCGTGCCCGCGGCCCTCGTGCTGCTCAGCCTGCCGGCGATCCGCGCCTACCGCCTCGACCAGGCGCTGCGCACGATGCCGCCGGGGTCGCCGGAGTCACCCGTCGAGAGCGCGGCGACCCACTGA
- a CDS encoding HD domain-containing protein has protein sequence MPDTIAGITVPDTTLVREATALVRAATDDDLFHHSCRVFLWGALKARHRGLDVDLELAYVGGLFHDLGLTPAYAASTGRFEVDGAEAARRFLLGHGRSAAEARDVWLGIALHTTPEVPLHLAPEVAVVTLGVETDVLGLDLHEISEEDRAEVVAAHPRPDFKNRILRAFRDGMAHRPASTFGTMNDDVLAHFDPSFERTDFVDIIRAGAWPE, from the coding sequence GTGCCCGACACCATCGCCGGCATCACCGTCCCCGACACCACGCTCGTCCGCGAGGCGACCGCCCTCGTGCGCGCCGCGACCGACGACGACCTGTTCCACCACTCCTGCCGCGTCTTCCTCTGGGGTGCGCTCAAGGCGCGCCACCGCGGCCTCGACGTCGACCTCGAGCTCGCGTACGTCGGCGGGCTCTTCCACGACCTCGGCCTCACCCCGGCGTACGCCGCGAGCACCGGTCGCTTCGAGGTCGACGGCGCCGAGGCGGCCCGCCGCTTCCTGCTCGGCCACGGCCGCTCGGCCGCCGAGGCCCGCGACGTCTGGCTCGGCATCGCCCTGCACACCACGCCCGAGGTCCCGCTGCACCTGGCGCCCGAGGTCGCCGTGGTCACCCTGGGCGTCGAGACCGACGTCCTCGGCCTCGACCTGCACGAGATCAGCGAGGAGGACCGCGCCGAGGTCGTCGCCGCGCACCCGCGCCCGGACTTCAAGAACCGCATCCTCCGCGCCTTCCGCGACGGCATGGCCCACCGCCCCGCCAGCACCTTCGGCACGATGAACGACGACGTCCTCGCCCACTTCGACCCGTCGTTCGAGCGGACCGACTTCGTCGACATCATCCGGGCCGGCGCCTGGCCCGAGTGA
- a CDS encoding GlxA family transcriptional regulator — translation MSRVVFLVFDGVKWLDVAGPAEVFAEAERFGAAYRLDYVSPGGTPVATSAGALLPVSGRPADLADLAGPVDTVVVCGGDVLVERAIPPELLAAAAELGARARRLVSICTGSFVLAAAGALDGRRATTHWRHAGLLARSYPDVDVVPDALFVEDDGVFTSAGVSAGIDLALALVEQDHGVEVARAVARSLVVFLQRPGGQSQFSAPMELRPPRAPAVRAAVDAVTADPGGEHTTARLAALVGVSPRHLSRLFAAEVGTTPARYVEQVRLDLARALIDTGHGVAQAARAAGFGSAETLRRTFVARLGVSPSQYRHRFATATPQVPDRMSGSEG, via the coding sequence GTGAGCCGCGTCGTGTTCCTGGTGTTCGACGGCGTCAAGTGGCTCGACGTCGCCGGCCCGGCCGAGGTGTTCGCGGAGGCCGAGCGGTTCGGTGCGGCCTACCGCCTCGACTACGTCTCGCCCGGCGGTACGCCGGTCGCCACCTCCGCCGGCGCCCTCCTGCCGGTGTCCGGCCGGCCCGCCGACCTGGCCGACCTGGCCGGCCCGGTCGACACGGTCGTCGTCTGCGGCGGCGACGTCCTGGTCGAGCGCGCGATCCCGCCAGAGCTGCTCGCCGCCGCCGCGGAGCTCGGGGCCCGTGCCCGCCGCCTGGTGTCGATCTGCACCGGATCGTTCGTGCTCGCCGCCGCGGGTGCGCTCGACGGCCGCCGCGCGACCACGCACTGGCGGCACGCGGGCCTGCTCGCGCGGTCCTACCCGGACGTCGACGTGGTGCCGGACGCGCTCTTCGTCGAGGACGACGGCGTCTTCACCTCGGCCGGCGTCTCCGCCGGCATCGACCTCGCGCTCGCCCTCGTCGAGCAGGACCACGGTGTCGAGGTCGCCCGGGCGGTCGCCCGCAGCCTCGTCGTGTTCCTCCAGCGGCCCGGCGGCCAGTCGCAGTTCTCGGCACCGATGGAGCTCCGGCCGCCGCGCGCGCCCGCGGTCCGGGCGGCCGTCGACGCGGTCACCGCCGATCCGGGCGGAGAGCACACGACGGCCCGGCTGGCGGCGCTGGTCGGCGTGAGCCCGCGCCACCTGTCCCGGCTGTTCGCCGCGGAGGTCGGCACCACCCCCGCGCGGTACGTCGAACAGGTCCGCCTCGACCTCGCCCGGGCCCTGATCGACACCGGCCACGGCGTCGCCCAGGCCGCGCGCGCCGCGGGCTTCGGCAGCGCCGAGACGCTGCGGCGCACCTTCGTCGCGCGGCTGGGTGTCTCGCCCAGCCAGTACCGCCACCGGTTCGCCACCGCCACCCCGCAGGTGCCGGACCGCATGTCCGGATCCGAGGGCTAG
- a CDS encoding GNAT family N-acetyltransferase, producing MTSTARELTIRPAHGPAEHPVLVDIWRSAVRATHDFLAEEDFARIEGALASDYFPAVTLVVAERDGRAVGFAGVAEDGLEMLFVADDARGSGVGTALLAEVVRRYDVTRVDVNEQNAGARGFYEAHGFRETGRSPVDGDGRPYPIVHLHRAG from the coding sequence GTGACCAGCACAGCCCGCGAGCTCACGATCCGCCCGGCCCACGGCCCCGCCGAGCACCCCGTGCTGGTGGACATCTGGCGCAGCGCGGTGCGGGCGACGCACGACTTCCTGGCCGAGGAGGACTTCGCCCGGATCGAGGGCGCGCTGGCGTCCGACTACTTCCCCGCGGTGACGCTCGTCGTGGCCGAGCGGGACGGGCGTGCGGTCGGGTTCGCGGGCGTCGCCGAGGACGGCCTGGAGATGCTGTTCGTCGCGGACGACGCACGCGGCAGCGGCGTCGGTACGGCGCTGCTGGCCGAGGTGGTCCGCCGGTACGACGTCACGCGGGTCGACGTCAACGAGCAGAACGCCGGCGCCCGCGGGTTCTACGAGGCGCACGGCTTCCGCGAGACCGGACGCAGCCCGGTCGACGGCGACGGGCGGCCGTACCCGATCGTGCACCTGCACCGGGCGGGCTAG
- a CDS encoding GNAT family N-acetyltransferase, with the protein MLLVRRLERPDRAWVQAWFADEVLDRELGPLDTDWLDHVLADPAVAPAVAPAVAPARRRTGVGAEALAAVTAWPGHPPAEGWIAFVDPDNAPAFAFFAALGWAHEGLDDAMHRFRR; encoded by the coding sequence GTGCTCCTGGTACGCCGTCTCGAACGCCCCGACCGGGCCTGGGTGCAGGCGTGGTTCGCGGACGAGGTGCTCGACCGCGAGCTCGGCCCGCTCGACACCGACTGGCTCGACCACGTGCTCGCCGACCCGGCCGTTGCCCCGGCCGTCGCCCCGGCCGTCGCCCCGGCCCGGCGCCGTACGGGCGTGGGGGCGGAGGCTCTCGCGGCGGTCACCGCCTGGCCCGGGCACCCGCCTGCCGAGGGATGGATCGCGTTCGTCGACCCGGACAACGCCCCGGCGTTCGCCTTCTTCGCCGCGCTCGGGTGGGCGCACGAGGGCCTGGACGACGCGATGCACCGCTTCCGGCGCTAG
- a CDS encoding TetR/AcrR family transcriptional regulator — translation MPRQRLHPVEDLLDVAEQLVTSGDPAGLTLRALAASAGASNGTIYHAFGSREELLARLWLRASERLGTLLVAAAGSSAAGAEAVVAAALAPVTFTREHPASAQLFFAQRSDQLFTADLPVALTDALAADRRRFTGLLTTLARGVWDRRDRYAVEAVAACVVDVPGGILRRALIERRAVDAASERRIEAAVRAILAEPLDPPTHRPSHRSRSTHR, via the coding sequence ATGCCCCGTCAACGCCTCCACCCCGTCGAGGACCTGCTCGACGTCGCGGAGCAGCTGGTCACCTCCGGCGACCCGGCGGGCCTGACCCTGCGGGCGCTCGCAGCGAGTGCGGGGGCGTCCAACGGGACGATCTACCACGCGTTCGGGTCCCGCGAGGAGCTGTTGGCGCGGCTGTGGCTGCGGGCCTCCGAGCGGCTCGGGACGCTGCTCGTCGCGGCGGCCGGGAGCAGTGCTGCGGGGGCCGAGGCCGTCGTCGCGGCGGCGCTGGCGCCGGTCACGTTCACCCGGGAGCACCCGGCGAGCGCCCAGCTGTTCTTCGCCCAGCGCAGCGACCAGCTCTTCACCGCCGACCTCCCGGTCGCGCTCACCGACGCCCTCGCCGCCGACCGCCGGCGGTTCACCGGCCTGCTGACGACGCTGGCCCGGGGCGTCTGGGACCGCCGCGACCGGTACGCCGTCGAGGCCGTCGCCGCGTGCGTCGTCGACGTGCCCGGCGGCATCCTGCGGCGCGCGCTCATCGAGCGCCGGGCCGTGGACGCCGCTTCCGAGCGCCGGATCGAGGCCGCCGTCCGGGCGATCCTCGCCGAGCCCCTGGACCCACCCACCCACCGACCGTCCCACCGATCGAGGAGCACCCACCGATGA
- a CDS encoding enoyl-CoA hydratase-related protein: MTSLTQHDGVHVLRLGTTENRFTADLLTTIEEALDHVVAAPAPLVTVAEGKFFSNGLDLDWVLANPDELGPYSARVEALLARFLTLPVPTVAAVNGHAFGAGAMLAMAHDWRVMRADRGYFCFPEVDIRIPFTPGMAALIQAKLTPRAALDAMATGHRYGGAEAEAAGLVDATATEDRLLADAVARVAPLAGKDAPTLGAIKATMYADAARALRHEQP; the protein is encoded by the coding sequence ATGACCAGCCTGACCCAGCACGACGGCGTCCACGTCCTGCGCCTTGGCACGACCGAGAACCGCTTCACCGCCGACCTGCTCACCACGATCGAGGAGGCGCTCGACCATGTCGTGGCGGCGCCCGCGCCGCTGGTGACGGTCGCGGAGGGCAAGTTCTTCTCCAACGGCCTCGACCTCGACTGGGTGCTCGCGAACCCCGACGAGCTGGGGCCCTACTCGGCGCGGGTCGAGGCGCTGCTGGCGCGGTTCCTGACGCTGCCGGTGCCGACGGTGGCCGCGGTCAACGGGCACGCCTTCGGGGCCGGCGCGATGCTCGCGATGGCCCACGACTGGCGGGTGATGCGGGCCGACCGCGGGTACTTCTGCTTCCCCGAGGTCGACATCCGGATCCCGTTCACGCCGGGCATGGCGGCGCTCATCCAGGCCAAGCTGACGCCCCGCGCGGCGCTCGACGCGATGGCGACCGGCCACCGGTACGGCGGCGCGGAGGCCGAGGCCGCCGGACTGGTCGACGCGACGGCGACCGAGGACCGGCTCCTCGCCGACGCCGTCGCGAGGGTCGCGCCGCTGGCCGGCAAGGACGCCCCTACACTCGGCGCCATCAAGGCGACGATGTACGCCGACGCCGCGCGCGCCCTGCGCCACGAGCAGCCGTAG
- a CDS encoding endonuclease/exonuclease/phosphatase family protein produces MRIVSVNAWGGARYDDLAAWLPESKADVVCLQEVTRTADLGGWTSFEDADRSLPQRANLYDDVRALLPGHTALFVASDAGPVTDPEGQRHHQDFGLGTFVAPQVPVLATAEGFVHGAFTDHDEWEVSERPRAVQGLRVADPVVTGRTVCVVQLHGLRDSAGKGDTPARQAQAERLAAFVEATRADGDLVVVAGDLNLLPGSATFGVLREVGLTDLVGTADTRTAAYPKPVRHAGYLLVSDPGAVADFAVLEAPEVSDHRILALTL; encoded by the coding sequence ATGCGCATCGTCTCGGTCAACGCCTGGGGCGGTGCCCGCTACGACGACCTGGCGGCGTGGCTGCCGGAGAGCAAGGCCGACGTCGTGTGCCTCCAGGAGGTCACCCGGACCGCGGACCTGGGCGGGTGGACGTCGTTCGAGGACGCCGACCGCTCGCTCCCCCAGCGCGCCAACCTGTACGACGACGTGCGTGCCCTGCTGCCCGGTCACACGGCGCTCTTCGTCGCCAGCGACGCCGGTCCGGTCACCGACCCCGAGGGCCAGCGCCACCACCAGGACTTCGGGCTCGGGACGTTCGTCGCTCCGCAGGTGCCGGTGCTCGCCACGGCCGAGGGCTTCGTGCACGGCGCCTTCACCGACCACGACGAGTGGGAGGTCAGCGAGCGCCCGCGCGCCGTGCAGGGGCTGCGGGTCGCCGACCCGGTGGTGACCGGGCGCACCGTGTGCGTCGTCCAGCTCCACGGGCTGCGCGACAGCGCGGGCAAGGGCGACACCCCGGCCCGGCAGGCGCAGGCCGAGCGGCTGGCGGCGTTCGTCGAGGCGACCCGCGCGGACGGCGACCTCGTGGTCGTCGCCGGCGACCTCAACCTGCTGCCCGGCAGCGCGACCTTCGGCGTGCTCCGCGAGGTGGGCCTCACCGACCTGGTCGGCACGGCGGACACCCGGACCGCGGCGTACCCCAAGCCGGTGCGGCACGCGGGCTACCTGCTCGTCTCGGACCCCGGTGCGGTTGCGGACTTCGCCGTCCTGGAGGCACCGGAGGTCTCCGACCACCGGATCCTCGCGCTCACCCTCTGA